In the genome of Streptomyces sp. V2I9, one region contains:
- a CDS encoding threonine/serine exporter ThrE family protein, giving the protein MVAESGGPEDQKPQSDEARSAFAPPAGTMQPVSPPEEDHPTSEFALPTGVHQDPHGPAGSGGGAGGGSNSDTLSSAFTPPSTYQAQQSPPAFTPAQGIPMIKLTKEAPWQDRMRTMLRMPVTERPAAESIQHTDDETGPAVPRVLDLTLRIGELLLAGGEGAEDVEAAMFAVTRSYGLDRSEPTVTFTLLSISHQPSLVDDPVTASRTVRRRGTDYTRLAAVFRLVDDITSTDTEVSLEEAYRRLAEIRRNRHPYPGWVLTAAAGLLAGSASVLVGGGVLVFLVAAAGAMLGDRLAWLCAGRGLPEFYQFTVAAMPPAAMGVALTLTHSTDIRPSAVITGGLFALLPGRALVAGVQDGLTGYYITAAARLLEVMYFFIGIVAGVLIVLYLGLQLGAQLNPEARFTPYNEPVVQILASMALSLAFAVLLQQERSTVLAVTLNGGVAWIVFGAMARTGGISAVAATAVAAGLVGLFGQLFSRYRFTSSLPYITAAIGPLLPGSATYFGLLGVAQNELDAGLASLSTAVATALAIAIGVNLGSEISRLFMGLPGAVGGASRRAAKRTRGF; this is encoded by the coding sequence GTGGTGGCGGAATCGGGCGGTCCCGAGGACCAGAAGCCCCAGTCCGACGAGGCGCGGAGCGCTTTCGCCCCGCCCGCGGGGACGATGCAGCCGGTGTCGCCGCCCGAGGAGGACCATCCGACGTCGGAATTCGCCCTTCCGACCGGGGTGCATCAGGACCCGCACGGCCCGGCCGGATCGGGCGGCGGTGCGGGGGGCGGCTCGAACTCCGACACGCTGAGTTCAGCCTTCACCCCGCCGAGCACGTACCAGGCCCAGCAGTCGCCGCCCGCGTTCACCCCGGCGCAGGGCATTCCGATGATCAAGCTGACCAAGGAAGCCCCGTGGCAGGACCGGATGCGCACGATGCTGCGCATGCCGGTGACCGAACGGCCGGCCGCCGAGTCGATCCAGCACACCGACGACGAGACCGGCCCCGCCGTGCCGCGCGTGCTCGACCTGACGCTGCGTATCGGCGAACTGCTGCTGGCGGGCGGTGAGGGGGCCGAGGACGTCGAGGCGGCGATGTTCGCGGTGACCCGGTCCTACGGGCTCGACCGCAGCGAGCCGACGGTCACGTTCACGCTGCTGTCCATCTCGCACCAGCCGTCGCTGGTGGACGACCCGGTGACGGCGAGCCGTACGGTACGCCGCCGGGGCACCGACTACACCCGGCTGGCCGCCGTGTTCCGGTTGGTGGACGACATCACCAGTACGGACACCGAGGTGTCGCTGGAGGAGGCGTACCGGCGGCTCGCGGAGATCCGCCGCAACCGCCACCCGTACCCCGGCTGGGTGCTGACGGCGGCGGCCGGGCTGCTGGCCGGGTCGGCCTCGGTGCTGGTCGGCGGTGGGGTGCTGGTGTTCCTGGTGGCGGCGGCGGGCGCGATGCTCGGCGACCGGCTGGCCTGGCTGTGCGCGGGGCGCGGGCTGCCGGAGTTCTACCAGTTCACGGTGGCCGCGATGCCGCCCGCGGCGATGGGGGTGGCGCTGACGCTGACCCATTCGACGGACATCCGCCCCTCCGCGGTGATCACCGGTGGGCTGTTCGCGCTGCTGCCGGGGCGGGCGCTGGTGGCGGGGGTGCAGGACGGGCTGACCGGCTACTACATCACCGCCGCGGCCCGCCTCCTCGAAGTCATGTACTTCTTCATCGGGATCGTCGCGGGCGTGCTGATCGTCCTGTACCTGGGGCTCCAGCTGGGGGCGCAGCTCAATCCGGAGGCCCGGTTCACGCCGTACAACGAGCCGGTGGTGCAGATCCTGGCGTCGATGGCGCTGAGTCTGGCCTTCGCGGTGCTGCTCCAGCAGGAGCGCTCGACGGTGCTGGCGGTCACCCTGAACGGTGGCGTGGCCTGGATCGTCTTCGGGGCGATGGCGCGGACCGGGGGCATCTCGGCGGTCGCGGCGACGGCGGTGGCGGCCGGGCTGGTGGGGCTGTTCGGCCAGCTGTTCTCGCGGTACCGGTTCACCTCGTCGCTGCCGTACATCACGGCGGCGATCGGGCCGCTGCTGCCCGGTTCGGCGACGTACTTCGGTCTGCTGGGTGTGGCACAGAACGAGCTGGACGCCGGGCTCGCCTCGCTGTCCACGGCCGTCGCGACGGCTCTGGCGATCGCTATCGGGGTGAACCTGGGGAGCGAGATCTCCCGGCTCTTCATGGGGCTGCCGGGGGCGGTCGGCGGGGCGAGCCGCCGGGCGGCGAAGCGGACCAGGGGGTTCTGA
- a CDS encoding DedA family protein: MNTLALGPSWLDPDYLLNTFGLPGLLLIVFAESGLLIGFFLPGDSLLFTTGLLVTTGQLKYPLWLVCTLIAVAAIVGDQVGYLFGRKVGPALFKRPDSRLFKQENVEKAHEFFEKHGPKSLVLARFVPIVRTFTPIIAGVSRMNYRSFITYNVVGAILWGVGVTVLGALLGKIDFVHEHIEMILILIVLISVVPIVIEVLRARSQGRKAAALEDDDAGRPATGGNGPSSGQRGRHAKR, translated from the coding sequence TTGAATACGCTTGCGCTCGGACCGAGCTGGCTGGACCCGGACTATCTGCTCAACACGTTCGGGCTCCCCGGCCTGCTCCTCATCGTCTTCGCCGAGTCCGGACTCCTCATCGGGTTCTTCCTGCCCGGCGACTCACTGCTGTTCACCACGGGCCTGCTGGTGACCACGGGGCAGCTGAAGTACCCGCTCTGGCTGGTCTGCACGCTGATCGCGGTGGCCGCGATCGTCGGCGACCAGGTCGGCTATCTCTTCGGCCGCAAGGTCGGACCGGCCCTCTTCAAGCGTCCCGACTCCCGCCTCTTCAAGCAGGAGAACGTGGAGAAGGCCCACGAGTTCTTCGAGAAGCACGGCCCCAAGTCCCTGGTCCTGGCGCGGTTCGTGCCCATCGTGCGCACCTTCACGCCGATCATCGCGGGCGTCAGCCGGATGAACTACCGCTCCTTCATCACGTACAACGTGGTCGGCGCGATCCTCTGGGGCGTCGGCGTCACCGTGCTCGGAGCCCTGCTCGGCAAGATCGACTTCGTGCACGAGCACATCGAGATGATCCTCATCCTGATCGTGCTCATCTCCGTGGTGCCGATCGTGATCGAGGTCCTGCGCGCCCGCAGCCAGGGCAGGAAGGCCGCCGCCCTGGAGGACGACGACGCCGGCCGGCCCGCGACGGGCGGCAACGGCCCCTCCTCCGGCCAGCGCGGCCGTCACGCCAAGCGCTGA
- a CDS encoding glutamate decarboxylase, with product MPLHRGAHPQQDEPSDERRRLALNPFYGEADPTAAMHTAPPRHRLPDGPLPPLTAYRVVHDELMLDGNARLNLATFVTTWMEPQADVLMSECRDKNMIDKDEYPRTAELERRCVAMLADLWNAPDPERAVGCSTTGSSEACMLAGLALKRRWTRRNTDRYPATAKPNLVMGINVQVCWEKFCTFWEVEARQVPMDGDRFHLDPKAAAGLCDENTIGVVGILGSTFDGSYEPIAGLCAALDALQERTGLDVPVHVDGASGAMVAPFLDPDLEWDFRLPRVASINTSGHKYGLVYPGVGWVLWRTADALPEELVFRVNYLGGEMPTFALNFSRPGAQVVAQYYTFLRLGHEGYRAVQQASREVACGLARAVEGLGDFRLLTRGDQLPVFAFTTKDDVHAYDVFDVSRRLRERGWLVPAYTFPANRQDLSVLRVVCRNGFSSDLADLLVEDLKLLLPELRAQRHPLSQDRPVPTAFHH from the coding sequence ATGCCGCTCCACCGCGGTGCCCATCCGCAGCAGGACGAGCCCTCCGACGAGCGGCGCAGGCTCGCGCTGAACCCGTTCTACGGGGAGGCCGACCCGACGGCCGCGATGCACACGGCTCCGCCGCGCCACCGGCTGCCCGACGGCCCGCTGCCCCCGCTCACCGCGTACCGGGTGGTCCACGACGAGCTGATGCTCGACGGCAACGCGCGGCTCAACCTGGCCACGTTCGTCACCACCTGGATGGAGCCGCAGGCGGACGTCCTGATGAGCGAGTGCCGGGACAAGAACATGATCGACAAGGACGAGTACCCGCGCACCGCCGAGCTGGAGCGGCGCTGCGTGGCGATGCTCGCCGATCTGTGGAACGCCCCCGATCCGGAGAGGGCCGTGGGGTGTTCGACCACCGGGTCCAGCGAGGCATGCATGCTCGCGGGGCTGGCCCTGAAGCGGCGCTGGACCCGGCGGAACACGGACCGCTACCCGGCGACGGCGAAGCCGAATCTGGTGATGGGCATCAACGTCCAGGTCTGCTGGGAGAAGTTCTGCACCTTCTGGGAGGTGGAGGCCCGGCAGGTCCCGATGGACGGTGACCGCTTCCACCTCGACCCGAAGGCCGCCGCCGGCCTGTGCGACGAGAACACCATCGGGGTGGTCGGCATCCTCGGCTCCACCTTCGACGGCTCCTACGAGCCGATCGCCGGGCTGTGCGCGGCCCTGGACGCCCTCCAGGAGCGCACCGGCCTCGACGTCCCGGTCCACGTGGACGGTGCGTCCGGCGCGATGGTGGCGCCCTTCCTCGACCCGGACCTGGAGTGGGACTTCCGGCTGCCGAGGGTGGCGTCGATCAACACGTCGGGGCACAAGTACGGCCTCGTCTATCCGGGCGTCGGCTGGGTGCTGTGGCGTACGGCGGACGCGCTGCCGGAGGAGCTGGTCTTCCGGGTCAACTACCTGGGCGGGGAGATGCCCACGTTCGCGCTGAACTTCTCGCGGCCCGGGGCGCAGGTGGTCGCGCAGTACTACACGTTCCTGCGCCTCGGGCACGAGGGCTACCGGGCGGTCCAGCAGGCGTCCCGCGAGGTGGCCTGCGGACTGGCGCGCGCGGTGGAAGGACTGGGCGACTTCCGGCTCCTCACCAGGGGCGACCAGTTGCCGGTGTTCGCCTTCACGACGAAGGACGACGTCCACGCGTACGACGTCTTCGACGTGTCCCGGAGGCTGCGCGAACGGGGCTGGCTGGTGCCCGCGTACACGTTCCCGGCCAACCGCCAGGACCTGTCGGTCCTGCGGGTGGTGTGCCGCAACGGGTTCTCCTCGGACCTGGCCGACCTGCTGGTCGAGGACCTGAAGCTGCTGCTGCCCGAACTGCGGGCGCAGCGCCACCCGTTGAGCCAGGACCGGCCGGTCCCGACGGCGTTCCACCACTGA
- a CDS encoding ABC transporter permease, giving the protein MSAATTAAPAAGGASSRLGWAVADSWTMTRRELAHWARQPVAVLVNLVFPVMLLLMFTYLVGGGRGVDGDPTEYLVPGMLALTMAFGLESTMLAVTQDLGKGVIDRFRSMPMAPGAVLVGRSAADMLQSVAALAVMTGVGYAVGWRWHHGPGAALGAMGLLLLLRFAMLWVGIHLALVAGRPEMVSAVQILVWPVGFLSNVFATPGSMPAWLGAVVEWNPMSATATAVRDLFGNPGGAAGSWAAEHAGLLAVLWPVAIVAVFFPLAVRRFARLGR; this is encoded by the coding sequence ATGAGCGCGGCGACGACGGCGGCCCCCGCGGCGGGCGGGGCGTCCTCACGGCTCGGCTGGGCGGTGGCCGACTCCTGGACGATGACCCGCCGCGAACTGGCGCACTGGGCCCGGCAGCCCGTCGCGGTCCTGGTCAACCTGGTCTTCCCGGTGATGCTGCTCCTGATGTTCACCTATCTGGTCGGCGGCGGCCGGGGCGTGGACGGCGACCCCACCGAGTACCTGGTCCCCGGCATGCTCGCCCTGACGATGGCCTTCGGCCTGGAGAGCACGATGCTCGCGGTCACCCAGGACCTCGGCAAGGGCGTCATCGACCGCTTCCGCTCGATGCCGATGGCGCCGGGGGCGGTGCTGGTCGGCCGCAGCGCGGCGGACATGCTCCAGTCGGTCGCCGCGCTCGCGGTGATGACCGGCGTCGGGTACGCGGTCGGCTGGCGCTGGCACCACGGCCCGGGCGCCGCGCTGGGCGCGATGGGGCTGCTGCTCCTGCTGCGGTTCGCAATGCTCTGGGTCGGCATCCACCTCGCCCTGGTGGCGGGGCGGCCGGAGATGGTCTCGGCGGTCCAGATCCTGGTCTGGCCGGTCGGCTTCCTCTCCAACGTGTTCGCGACCCCCGGGTCGATGCCGGCCTGGCTGGGCGCGGTCGTCGAGTGGAACCCGATGTCCGCGACGGCCACCGCCGTACGGGACCTGTTCGGCAACCCCGGCGGCGCGGCCGGCTCCTGGGCCGCCGAACACGCCGGACTCCTGGCGGTGCTCTGGCCGGTGGCGATCGTCGCGGTGTTCTTCCCCCTCGCGGTGCGGAGGTTCGCCCGGCTCGGCCGGTAG
- a CDS encoding ATP-binding cassette domain-containing protein, giving the protein MTEAIVMDGVHKRYGEKRALDGLDLTVGGGTVHGVLGPNGAGKTTAVRIMSTLLRHDAGRVTVAGLDVRERAGEVRRRIGLLGQHAALDEKLGGRQNLEMFGRLFHLGARRAGSRADELLERFGLADTGRKPVQRYSGGMRRRLDLAASLITDPEVLFLDEPTTGLDPRGRTEVWEAVRSLVGDGTTVLLTTQYLEEADQLADRISVIDGGRAVAEGTPDELKALVGGDRIDVVLRDAARLAEAAALLGGDGVTLDPDRRLIGAPAPDRMAALTRTVRVLEEAGVVAEDIAVRRPTLDEVFLALTGGPGEERRTDRGGRDRTERAAAAEVAA; this is encoded by the coding sequence GTGACCGAGGCGATCGTCATGGACGGCGTGCACAAGCGGTACGGGGAGAAACGCGCCCTCGACGGACTGGACCTGACCGTCGGCGGCGGCACCGTCCACGGGGTGCTCGGCCCCAACGGGGCGGGCAAGACCACCGCCGTACGGATCATGTCGACGCTGCTGCGCCACGACGCGGGCCGGGTGACCGTGGCCGGTCTCGACGTCCGTGAGCGGGCCGGCGAGGTACGGCGCAGGATCGGGCTGCTCGGGCAGCACGCGGCGCTCGACGAGAAGCTGGGCGGGCGGCAGAACCTGGAGATGTTCGGGCGCCTGTTCCACCTGGGCGCACGCCGGGCGGGCAGCCGGGCGGACGAGCTGCTGGAGCGGTTCGGCCTGGCCGACACCGGGCGCAAGCCGGTCCAGCGGTACAGCGGAGGCATGCGCAGACGGCTCGACCTGGCCGCGTCGCTGATCACCGATCCGGAGGTGCTGTTCCTGGACGAGCCGACCACCGGCCTCGACCCGCGCGGCCGGACCGAGGTGTGGGAAGCCGTGCGGTCCCTGGTCGGCGATGGCACCACGGTCCTGCTGACCACGCAGTACCTGGAGGAGGCGGACCAGCTGGCCGACCGGATCTCCGTGATCGACGGCGGCCGGGCGGTCGCCGAGGGCACCCCCGACGAGCTGAAGGCCCTGGTCGGCGGCGACCGGATCGACGTCGTCCTGCGCGACGCGGCCCGGCTGGCGGAGGCCGCCGCGCTGCTCGGCGGCGACGGCGTGACGCTCGACCCCGACCGGAGGCTGATCGGCGCGCCCGCCCCGGACCGGATGGCGGCCCTCACCCGGACGGTACGGGTGCTGGAGGAGGCGGGCGTCGTGGCGGAGGACATCGCGGTACGCCGGCCGACCCTGGACGAGGTGTTCCTGGCCCTGACCGGAGGGCCCGGTGAGGAACGGCGTACGGACCGGGGCGGCCGGGACCGTACGGAGCGGGCCGCCGCGGCGGAGGTGGCGGCATGA
- a CDS encoding PadR family transcriptional regulator, whose product MSAIRLLVLGAVRMHGRAHGYQVRNDLEYWGAHEWSNAKPGSIYHALKQMAKQGLLLAHETAPSTAGGPPRTEYEVTAEGLEEYRTLLRDALRTYDQSMDVLSAAVGFIVDLPREEAVALLKERVEAMKGWRNAVTEYYTPEEGPQSLGHIGEIMNLWVHSADAGAEWTRGLIERIEGGAYTFAGEGDPFVGVLADDQENPYATGAADPGDDD is encoded by the coding sequence ATGTCCGCGATCCGGCTGCTGGTCCTCGGCGCCGTGCGCATGCACGGCCGCGCGCACGGCTACCAGGTCCGCAACGACCTGGAGTACTGGGGCGCCCACGAATGGTCCAACGCCAAGCCCGGATCGATCTACCACGCCCTGAAGCAGATGGCGAAGCAGGGACTGCTCCTCGCCCACGAGACGGCCCCCTCCACGGCCGGCGGCCCGCCGCGCACCGAGTACGAGGTCACGGCCGAGGGGCTGGAGGAGTACCGGACCCTGCTGCGGGACGCCCTGCGCACCTACGACCAGAGCATGGACGTCCTCTCGGCCGCGGTCGGGTTCATCGTGGACCTGCCCCGCGAGGAGGCGGTCGCGTTGCTCAAGGAGCGGGTCGAGGCCATGAAGGGGTGGCGGAACGCGGTCACCGAGTACTACACGCCCGAGGAAGGCCCCCAGTCCCTGGGCCACATCGGCGAGATCATGAACCTGTGGGTGCACTCGGCCGACGCCGGCGCGGAGTGGACCCGCGGGCTGATCGAGCGGATCGAGGGGGGCGCGTACACCTTCGCGGGCGAGGGCGACCCGTTCGTCGGGGTGCTCGCCGACGACCAGGAGAATCCCTACGCGACCGGGGCCGCGGACCCCGGCGACGACGACTGA
- a CDS encoding aldehyde dehydrogenase family protein gives MSFFRELAHQYIDGEWLTGSGSWDIIDFNPYNGEKLAAVTVATALEVDRAYRAAERAQREWAAVNPYERRAVLERALRITLDRADEIAEAITDELGGTRIRSRYEIRAAAEFLREAIRQALRPTGRLLPAVGDGRENRLYRLPVGVIGVISAFNFPFLVGMKSVAPALALGNAVVLKPHQNAPVVGGGLIARIFEDAGLPAGLLSVVITDSAEIGDAFIEHPVPRVISFTGSDRVGRHIAATAAGGFKRTILELSGNSALVVLEDADVEYAVRAAVFSRFLYQGQVSMAANRILVDRSVAAEFTERFIAEVAALRAGDPRDPETRIGPVINAFQADALDALVDRAVADGAKALVRGRTVGNVVAPTVLTGLAEDSPLLQQEILGPVALLMTFDGEEEAVRIVNEGPYGLSGAVHTRDAERGVRFAQRIVSGMFHVNDSTVQDDPQVAFGGEKTSGVGRLNGEAVVEAFTTQRWMSIQHGRSVFPF, from the coding sequence TCAATCCCTACAACGGTGAGAAACTCGCCGCCGTCACCGTGGCCACCGCGCTGGAGGTCGACCGCGCCTACCGGGCCGCCGAACGCGCGCAGCGGGAGTGGGCCGCCGTCAATCCGTACGAGCGGCGTGCCGTTCTCGAACGGGCCCTGCGCATCACCCTCGACCGCGCGGACGAGATCGCCGAGGCGATCACCGACGAACTGGGCGGTACCCGGATCCGCTCCCGGTACGAGATCCGCGCCGCCGCCGAGTTCCTGCGCGAGGCGATCCGCCAGGCGCTGCGGCCCACCGGGCGGCTGCTGCCCGCCGTCGGGGACGGCCGGGAGAACCGGCTCTACCGCCTGCCCGTCGGCGTCATCGGCGTCATCAGCGCCTTCAACTTCCCGTTCCTGGTGGGGATGAAATCCGTCGCCCCCGCCCTCGCCCTGGGCAACGCGGTCGTCCTGAAGCCCCACCAGAACGCACCGGTGGTCGGCGGCGGGCTGATAGCGCGGATATTCGAGGACGCGGGGCTCCCGGCCGGGCTGCTCAGTGTGGTGATCACCGACAGCGCCGAGATCGGCGACGCGTTCATCGAGCACCCCGTCCCGCGGGTGATCTCCTTCACCGGCTCCGACCGGGTCGGCCGGCACATCGCCGCCACGGCCGCCGGCGGCTTCAAGCGCACCATCCTCGAACTGAGCGGGAACAGCGCCCTGGTGGTGCTGGAGGACGCCGACGTCGAGTACGCGGTACGAGCCGCCGTCTTCAGCCGGTTCCTGTACCAGGGGCAGGTCAGCATGGCGGCCAACCGGATTCTGGTGGACCGGTCGGTGGCGGCGGAGTTCACCGAGCGGTTCATCGCCGAGGTGGCCGCCCTCAGGGCCGGCGACCCGCGGGACCCGGAGACCCGGATCGGGCCGGTCATCAACGCCTTCCAGGCCGACGCGCTGGACGCCCTGGTGGACCGGGCGGTTGCGGACGGCGCGAAGGCCCTCGTGCGGGGCCGGACCGTGGGCAACGTGGTCGCCCCGACCGTCCTCACCGGCCTCGCGGAGGACTCCCCGCTGCTTCAGCAGGAGATCCTCGGCCCGGTGGCCCTGCTGATGACGTTCGACGGCGAGGAGGAGGCCGTGCGGATCGTCAACGAGGGCCCGTACGGACTCAGCGGCGCGGTGCACACCAGGGACGCGGAGCGCGGGGTGAGGTTCGCGCAGCGGATCGTCAGCGGGATGTTCCACGTCAACGACTCCACCGTGCAGGACGATCCGCAGGTCGCGTTCGGCGGTGAGAAGACGTCCGGCGTGGGGCGGCTGAACGGCGAGGCCGTGGTCGAGGCGTTCACCACCCAGCGGTGGATGTCGATCCAGCACGGCCGCTCGGTCTTCCCGTTCTGA